The following are encoded together in the Streptomyces flavofungini genome:
- a CDS encoding UbiA family prenyltransferase, with amino-acid sequence MNLRAWAELLRLPALFTVPGDALAGAAATGLRPGRGTFLAIGSSLCLYEAGMALNDWADRDEDAVDRPHRPIPSGRVTPTAAFTAAVALTAGGLALASRAGRPALATATALAGTVWAYDLGLKRTSAGPVAMAAARGLDLLLGATATATGAGARADAGGARPTSAPDTGAARAAVQAPSGAARSTDVSTTRPTRSGATHIAGCEPTRATKPGQTAMATRAVKATQTAEATQGTRAAKAAKTIRALATWAGAAPFTAAEAKTAAGETSHIPATPVPPGARRTPSPITPHRISLHSQGTCPTRPTRPTRADRPGPAAAARSALPAAATLAAHTLAVTTVSRHETQGGSTGAPLGALATTLALGHAVAYTPHPPAGRRTAAAVGPPGTNPGPPGATSGLPGAAAVRSSTTLALGTAYATTAARPYLHAALNPSPPLTQGAVGGGIRALIPLQAALAARSGALGTALFTAALAPLARRFARKVSVT; translated from the coding sequence ATGAACCTCCGCGCCTGGGCCGAACTCCTGCGCCTGCCCGCCCTGTTCACCGTCCCCGGCGACGCCCTCGCGGGCGCCGCTGCCACCGGCCTGCGCCCCGGCCGGGGTACCTTCCTCGCCATCGGTTCCTCCCTCTGCCTGTACGAGGCCGGCATGGCCCTGAACGACTGGGCCGACCGCGACGAGGACGCCGTCGACCGCCCCCACCGCCCCATCCCCTCGGGCCGCGTCACCCCGACCGCCGCGTTCACCGCCGCTGTCGCGCTCACCGCGGGCGGCCTCGCCCTGGCCTCCCGCGCGGGCCGCCCCGCCCTGGCCACCGCCACCGCCCTCGCCGGTACGGTCTGGGCCTACGACCTGGGCCTCAAGCGCACCTCCGCGGGCCCTGTGGCCATGGCGGCGGCTCGAGGGCTGGACCTGCTGCTGGGCGCCACGGCCACGGCGACAGGAGCGGGCGCTCGGGCGGACGCGGGCGGCGCACGTCCGACCTCGGCCCCGGACACCGGCGCGGCGCGGGCCGCGGTGCAGGCCCCATCCGGTGCGGCCCGCTCCACCGACGTCTCCACGACCCGCCCCACCCGGTCCGGCGCGACGCACATCGCCGGATGCGAACCGACGCGGGCCACCAAGCCGGGGCAGACCGCCATGGCGACGCGGGCCGTGAAGGCGACGCAGACTGCCGAGGCGACGCAAGGCACCAGGGCGGCCAAGGCGGCGAAGACCATCAGGGCCCTCGCCACCTGGGCCGGTGCGGCTCCCTTCACCGCTGCCGAGGCCAAGACGGCGGCCGGGGAAACCTCACACATTCCCGCCACACCAGTGCCCCCTGGGGCGAGGCGAACCCCATCCCCGATCACACCCCACCGCATCAGCCTTCACTCCCAAGGCACCTGTCCCACTCGCCCTACTCGCCCCACTCGCGCCGACCGCCCAGGCCCCGCGGCAGCGGCCCGCTCCGCCCTGCCCGCCGCAGCCACCCTCGCCGCCCACACCCTCGCCGTGACGACGGTGTCCCGGCACGAGACCCAGGGCGGCTCGACCGGGGCCCCGTTGGGCGCCCTCGCCACGACGCTCGCCCTCGGGCACGCCGTGGCGTACACCCCGCACCCCCCGGCGGGTCGGCGGACCGCAGCCGCCGTCGGCCCGCCGGGCACCAACCCCGGCCCACCGGGCGCCACCTCCGGCCTGCCGGGCGCGGCAGCCGTCCGGTCGAGCACCACCCTCGCCCTCGGCACGGCCTACGCCACCACGGCGGCGCGGCCCTACCTCCACGCCGCCCTGAACCCCTCCCCTCCCTTGACCCAAGGCGCCGTCGGCGGTGGCATCCGCGCCCTGATCCCACTCCAGGCGGCCCTCGCCGCCCGCTCCGGTGCCCTCGGCACGGCCCTGTTCACGGCAGCCCTGGCCCCGCTGGCCCGCCGGTTCGCCCGAAAGGTGAGTGTGACGTGA
- a CDS encoding sugar phosphate isomerase/epimerase family protein, with protein MSAGGGTITPKAVDAPVRPRFGYGTNGLTDLRLDDALGLLADLGYAGVGLTLDHMHLDPLAPDLAARTRRVARRLRGLGLTATVETGARYVLDPRRKHGPSLLDPEPQRRADRVRLLVRAVQVAADLDAHAVHCFSGITPEGTDDATAWKRLTDALGPVLAAASGAGVPLAIEPEPGHLLATLADFHHLRHLLGDPEPLGLTLDIGHCQCLEPESPADCVRAAAPWLRHVQIEDMRRGVHEHLPFGDGEIDFPPVLQALAATGYQGLTVVELPRHSHAGPELASRSLEFLRRADQLAAAGPAVREAAPQGGIS; from the coding sequence GTGAGCGCGGGCGGCGGCACGATCACGCCCAAGGCGGTGGACGCACCCGTGCGGCCCCGGTTCGGCTACGGCACCAACGGGCTCACCGACCTGCGGCTCGACGACGCCCTCGGCCTGCTCGCCGACCTCGGCTACGCCGGTGTCGGACTGACCCTCGACCACATGCACCTCGACCCCCTCGCCCCCGACCTCGCCGCCCGCACCCGCCGTGTGGCCCGGCGCCTGAGAGGCCTCGGCCTGACCGCCACCGTCGAGACGGGCGCCCGCTATGTCCTCGACCCGCGCCGCAAGCACGGCCCCTCCCTTCTCGATCCCGAACCCCAACGCCGGGCCGACCGCGTACGCCTGCTCGTCCGCGCCGTCCAGGTCGCCGCGGACCTGGACGCCCACGCCGTCCACTGCTTCAGCGGCATCACCCCCGAAGGCACCGACGACGCCACCGCCTGGAAGCGCCTCACCGACGCCCTCGGCCCCGTCCTCGCCGCCGCGTCCGGCGCCGGAGTGCCACTCGCCATCGAACCCGAACCCGGCCATCTGCTCGCCACGCTCGCCGACTTCCACCACCTCCGTCATCTGCTCGGCGACCCCGAACCCCTGGGCCTGACCCTCGACATCGGCCACTGCCAGTGCCTCGAACCCGAGTCACCCGCCGACTGCGTCCGCGCCGCCGCGCCCTGGCTCCGGCACGTCCAGATCGAGGACATGCGCCGCGGCGTCCACGAACACCTCCCGTTCGGTGACGGCGAGATCGACTTCCCGCCCGTCCTGCAGGCCCTCGCCGCCACCGGCTACCAGGGCCTGACCGTCGTCGAACTGCCCCGCCACTCCCACGCGGGTCCCGAACTCGCCTCCCGTTCCCTGGAGTTCCTGCGCAGGGCCGACCAGCTCGCCGCCGCAGGCCCTGCTGTCCGTGAGGCCGCCCCCCAGGGAGGAATCTCGTGA
- a CDS encoding inositol-3-phosphate synthase, which yields MWLIGARGSVATTAIAGCAAMSAGLHPPTGLVTETPPFSGTGLPTLSSLVFGGHDTMECPLPKRAEHLAAGGVLPHGLPAAVHAELAAADAEIRPGGPLPGDSRTDDELITAFAADIRDFAHRHRLARVVVINVASTEPAVALGGAETVAGGSAVGSVGVGPASAERPRASAESAPASAEAPATTTVTSMATFPATSTSSATSTSPVTSTPDDRLPPSSLYAAAALRAGAAYVNFTPSTGMHHPALTDLAATSRLPFAGRDGKTGQTLLRSVLGPMFAQRALAVRAWSGTNLLGGGDGAALADPAAAAAKNAGKERVLADTLGTVPEGEVHIDDVPALGDWKTAWDHIAFDGFLGTRMTLQTTWQGCDSALAAPLILDLARLLARAHEAGLDGPRPELAFYFKDPDPGASSALPDQHVALLAFADRLRDTL from the coding sequence GTGTGGCTGATCGGAGCGCGCGGCTCCGTCGCCACGACGGCCATCGCGGGCTGCGCGGCGATGTCGGCGGGGCTGCACCCGCCCACCGGCCTGGTCACCGAGACCCCTCCCTTCTCCGGCACCGGACTGCCAACGTTGTCCTCCCTCGTCTTCGGCGGGCACGACACCATGGAGTGCCCGCTGCCCAAACGCGCCGAACACCTCGCCGCCGGAGGCGTCCTGCCCCACGGCCTCCCTGCCGCCGTGCACGCCGAACTGGCCGCCGCCGACGCCGAGATCCGCCCCGGTGGGCCACTTCCCGGCGACTCCCGCACCGACGACGAACTGATCACCGCCTTCGCCGCGGACATCCGCGACTTCGCCCACCGCCACCGGCTGGCCCGCGTGGTCGTGATCAACGTGGCGTCGACGGAACCTGCGGTCGCCCTGGGGGGAGCGGAGACCGTCGCGGGTGGGTCTGCGGTGGGGTCGGTCGGGGTGGGACCTGCTTCCGCCGAACGGCCCCGCGCCTCCGCCGAATCAGCGCCCGCCTCAGCTGAAGCACCCGCCACGACCACAGTCACCTCAATGGCCACCTTCCCGGCCACCTCCACCTCCTCGGCCACGTCCACCTCCCCGGTCACCTCCACCCCCGACGACCGGCTGCCGCCCAGCTCCCTCTACGCCGCCGCCGCGCTCCGCGCCGGTGCCGCCTACGTCAACTTCACTCCCTCGACCGGCATGCACCACCCGGCCCTCACCGACCTGGCCGCAACCTCCCGACTGCCCTTCGCCGGGCGGGACGGCAAGACCGGGCAGACCCTGCTCCGGTCCGTGCTCGGCCCGATGTTCGCCCAACGCGCCCTGGCCGTCCGCGCCTGGTCCGGCACCAACCTCCTCGGCGGCGGCGACGGCGCCGCCCTCGCCGACCCCGCCGCGGCCGCCGCCAAGAACGCGGGCAAGGAACGCGTCCTCGCCGACACCCTCGGCACCGTCCCCGAGGGGGAGGTACACATCGACGACGTCCCCGCTCTCGGCGACTGGAAGACCGCCTGGGACCACATCGCCTTCGACGGCTTCCTCGGCACCCGGATGACCCTCCAGACCACCTGGCAGGGTTGCGACTCGGCCCTGGCCGCGCCCCTGATCCTGGACCTGGCCCGCCTCCTCGCCCGCGCCCACGAGGCCGGGCTCGACGGCCCCCGCCCCGAACTCGCCTTCTACTTCAAGGACCCGGACCCCGGCGCCTCCTCCGCCCTGCCCGACCAGCACGTCGCGCTCCTCGCCTTCGCCGACCGCCTCCGGGACACGCTGTGA
- a CDS encoding EboA domain-containing protein, whose protein sequence is MSHSPRAFTADLPTAADLRSRLDAALDDPARAWLDRAATAVAAHPVDRASAQATPAQATSAQGAPAQGSPVQATPAWELRFAEAGRRCGPDHADAARLVLLHAAHADTATLTRLYEQGTATERRAVLNALPHLVSGPDALPLVQDALRTNDTRLVAAALGPYAAVHLGPHDWRHAVLKCLFTGVPVAAVAGLAHRARADAELARMLGDYAAERTAAGRDVPGDLYRVLALTDEPAATDGGSPATTGPDDRATRPDHPAAANPDHSAAPAPFAAPSTSTGEDQES, encoded by the coding sequence GTGAGCCACAGCCCACGGGCCTTCACGGCCGACCTCCCTACGGCCGCCGACCTCCGCTCCCGCCTCGACGCCGCCCTCGACGACCCGGCCCGCGCCTGGCTCGACCGGGCCGCCACCGCGGTCGCCGCGCACCCCGTCGACCGCGCCTCCGCACAAGCGACCCCGGCCCAGGCCACTTCGGCCCAAGGCGCTCCGGCCCAGGGCTCTCCGGTCCAAGCCACCCCCGCCTGGGAGCTCCGCTTCGCCGAAGCGGGCCGTCGCTGCGGGCCCGACCACGCCGACGCCGCCCGGCTCGTCCTCCTGCACGCAGCCCACGCCGACACCGCCACCCTCACCCGGCTCTACGAACAGGGCACCGCCACCGAACGCCGCGCCGTCCTGAACGCCCTGCCGCACCTGGTGTCCGGGCCCGACGCGCTGCCTCTGGTCCAGGACGCGCTGCGCACCAACGACACCCGGCTCGTCGCCGCCGCCCTCGGCCCCTACGCCGCCGTGCACCTGGGCCCGCACGACTGGCGTCACGCCGTCCTCAAGTGCCTGTTCACCGGCGTACCCGTCGCCGCCGTCGCCGGGCTCGCCCACCGTGCCCGCGCCGACGCCGAACTCGCCCGCATGCTCGGCGACTACGCCGCCGAACGCACCGCCGCCGGCCGCGACGTCCCCGGAGATCTGTACCGCGTCCTGGCCCTGACCGACGAGCCGGCCGCGACCGACGGCGGCTCCCCTGCGACCACCGGCCCCGACGACCGCGCCACGCGCCCCGACCACCCGGCGGCCGCGAACCCCGACCACTCGGCGGCCCCCGCGCCCTTCGCGGCCCCTTCGACGTCCACCGGCGAGGACCAGGAGTCCTGA